From Primulina tabacum isolate GXHZ01 chromosome 2, ASM2559414v2, whole genome shotgun sequence, one genomic window encodes:
- the LOC142535167 gene encoding uncharacterized protein LOC142535167, translating into MDLASEDLQFLSIPDILKESVSIPKQSPKTFYLITLTLIFPLSFAILAHSLFTHPILSQLQSDPIGASADWSKLLIFQFFYLIFLFAFSLLSTAAVVFTVASLYTSKAVSFSSTIAAIPSVFKRLFITFLWVSLSMIVYNIIFLGFLVLLVIAVDTQNVFLFIFSTVIVFLLFLVVHVYISALWHLASVVSVLEPVYGFAAMKKSYQLLKGMTGMGFVLVFGYLAVCGVINAFFGSIVVHGGDDYGVLARIMVGGFLVGVLVIVNLIGLLVQSVFYYVCKSYHHQGIDKSALYDHLGGYLGEYVPLTSSIQMENLEA; encoded by the coding sequence ATGGATCTAGCTTCGGAAGATCTTCAGTTCTTGAGTATTCCTGACATCCTCAAGGAATCCGTGTCAATTCCCAAACAATCCCCCAAAACGTTCTATCTGATAACCTTAACCCTTATTTTCCCTTTGTCGTTCGCCATCTTAGCCCACTCACTCTTCACGCACCCCATCCTCTCCCAGCTCCAATCGGACCCAATTGGCGCCTCCGCTGACTGGTCAAAACTCCTCATTTTCCAGTTCTTCTACCTCATCTTTCTATTCGCCTTTTCTCTTCTGTCGACCGCCGCCGTCGTCTTCACCGTTGCATCCCTCTACACCTCCAAGGCCGTCTCTTTTTCGTCCACAATCGCTGCGATCCCAAGCGTTTTCAAGCGCCTCTTTATTACCTTCTTATGGGTTTCTCTCTCCATGATTGTGTACAACATCATCTTCTTGGGATTTCTTGTGCTTCTCGTTATTGCCGTGGACACTCAGAATGTTTTCTTGTTTATATTCTCGACAGTGATTGTTTTCTTGTTGTTTTTGGTTGTGCACGTTTATATAAGCGCATTGTGGCATCTTGCCAGCGTTGTGTCTGTGCTTGAGCCTGTTTATGGATTTGCGGCTATGAAGAAAAGCTATCAGTTGTTGAAGGGGATGACTGGCATGGGTTTTGTTCTCGTGTTTGGGTACTTGGCGGTTTGTGGGGTGATTAACGCGTTTTTTGGATCGATCGTGGTTCATGGTGGGGACGATTATGGGGTGTTGGCCAGGATAATGGTTGGTGGATTCCTAGTTGGCGTGTTGGTGATTGTGAATTTGATCGGTCTGTTGGTGCAGAGTGTGTTTTACTATGTTTGTAAGAGCTATCATCATCAAGGGATAGATAAGAGTGCTTTGTATGATCATCTTGGTGGATATCTCGGGGAATACGTGCCACTTACGAGCAGCATTCAGATGGAAAACTTGGAGGCCTGA
- the LOC142535181 gene encoding potassium transporter 10-like isoform X1, with protein MASEVEIDEGNDTKGSMWVLEQKLDQPMDEEAGRLNNMYREKKFSAILFLRLAFQSLGVVYGDLGTSPLYVFYNTFPHGIEDTEDVIGALSLIIYSLTLIPLLKYVFIVCRANDNGQGGTFALYSLLCRHAKVRIIPNQHRTDEELTTYSRSTFHEKSFPVKIKKWLEAHAFRRNALLMIVLVGTCMVIGDGILTPAISVLSASGGIKVDHPKMSNDVVVLVAVFILVGLFSMQHYGTDRVGWLFAPIVLLWFLLIGGIGIFNICMYDKSVLRAFSPVHMYRYLKRGGKDGWTSLGGIMLSITGTEALFADLSHFPVSTIQLAFTVVVFPCLLLAYSGQAAYLMLNKEHVVDAFYRSIPERIYWPVFIIATLAAIVASQATISATFSIIKQAHALGCFPRVKVVHTSKKFLGQIYIPDINWILMVLCIAVTAGFRNQSQIGNAYGTAVVIVMLVTTLLMTLIMLLVWHCHWVLVLLFAFFSLVIECTYFSAVLFKIDQGGWVPLVIAAAFLIIMYAWHYGTVKRYEFEMHSKVSMAWILGLGPSLGLVRVPGIGLVYTELASGVPHIFSHFVTNLPAIHSVVVFVCVKYLPVYMVPAEERFLVKRIGPKNFHMFRCVARYGYKDLHKRDEEFEKKLFDNLFMFVRLESMMEGCSDSDEYSLYGQQTQQSRDYLLQSNTDTSLTTSSANWIVPAAASSGSHGDTEVHEVEFLSGCRDSGVVHILGNTVVRARRESMIPKKIVIDYIYAFLRKICRENSVIFNVPHESLLNVGQVFYV; from the exons ATGGCATCTGAAGTGGAAATCGATGAAGGCAATGATACTAAGGGGAGTATGTGGGTTTTGGAGCAAAAGCTTGATCAGCCAATGGATGAGGAGGCTGGAAGACTCAATAATATGTACAGAGAAAAG aaATTCTCGGCAATTTTGTTTTTAAGACTTGCGTTCCAGAGCCTGGGAGTGGTATACGGAGACTTGGGTACATCGCCCTTATATGTGTTCTACAATACTTTTCCTCATGGAATTGAAGACACGGAGGATGTCATCGGTGCCCTTTCTTTGATTATATATTCTCTCACATTGATACCTCTCCTTAAATATGTATTCATTGTGTGTAGAGCAAATGATAATGGTCAAG GAGGAACTTTTGCTCTTTATTCATTGCTTTGTCGGCATGCTAAAGTTAGAATTATTCCGAACCAGCACCGTACTGATGAGGAACTGACAACTTATAGTCGTAGCACATTCCATGAGAAATCGTTTCCTGTTAAAATCAAGAAATGGCTGGAGGCGCATGCTTTCAGAAGGAATGCCCTTCTTATGATAGTACTTGTTGGCACATGCATGGTGATTGGTGATGGAATTCTCACTCCTGCTATATCTG ttctctcagcttctggagggaTCAAAGTGGACCACCCAAAGATGAGCAATG ATGTGGTTGTACTTGTTGCTGTATTCATATTAGTTGGTTTGTTCAGCATGCAACATTATGGCACAGATAGAGTTGGCTGGCTTTTTGCTCCAATTGTGCTTCTGTGGTTTCTCTTGATTGGAGGTATTGGTATCTTCAATATATGTATGTACGATAAATCAGTTCTGAGAGCCTTTTCGCCAGTACACATGTATCGCTACTTGAAGAGGGGAGGGAAAGATGGTTGGACATCCCTTGGAGGGATCATGCTCAGCATCACag GGACTGAAGCACTTTTTGCTGATCTTTCCCATTTCCCAGTATCTACTATACAGCTGGCTTTTACTGTAGTCGTATTTCCTTGCCTTCTATTAGCTTACTCTGGGCAAGCAGCATACCTCATGTTAAATAAAGAACACGTGGTTGATGCATTTTACCGTTCAATTCCAG AAAGAATATACTGGCCAGTGTTCATTATCGCTACATTAGCGGCTATAGTTGCTAGTCAAGCCACAATATCTGCTACCTTTTCAATAATCAAGCAGGCCCATGCCCTTGGTTGTTTTCCAAGAGTCAAAGTTGTGCATACCTCAAAGAAGTTTCTAGGGCAGATATACATCCCTGATATCAATTGGATCCTTATGGTTCTCTGTATTGCTGTAACAGCAGGATTTAGAAATCAAAGCCAAATTGGCAATGCCTACG GTACTGCAGTTGTGATTGTCATGCTTGTGACCACTCTTCTCATGACATTAATAATGTTACTAGTTTGGCACTGCCATTGGGTCCTCGTCCTACTCTTCGCTTTCTTCTCTCTGGTGATCGAGTGTACATATTTCTCCGCTGTGCTTTTCAAGATCGATCAAGGTGGTTGGGTCCCGCTCGTGATTGCAGCTGCCTTTCTCATCATAATGTACGCCTGGCATTACGGTACCGTAAAACGCTATGAGTTCGAGATGCATAGCAAGGTCTCCATGGCTTGGATTTTAGGACTCGGTCCCAGCCTTGGACTGGTCCGTGTTCCTGGGATTGGACTCGTGTACACTGAGCTAGCTAGTGGAGTCCCGCATATTTTCTCACACTTCGTCACGAACCTGCCGGCTATACATTCTGTGGTGGTGTTTGTCTGTGTGAAGTACCTCCCAGTGTACATGGTTCCAGCAGAGGAAAGATTCCTCGTGAAACGTATAGGGCCGAAGAATTTTCACATGTTCCGTTGTGTGGCAAGATACGGTTACAAGGACCTACACAAGAGAGACGAGGAGTTCGAGAAAAAGCTGTTCGACAATCTCTTCATGTTCGTTCGGCTCGAGTCCATGATGGAGGGGTGTTCGGACTCGGATGAGTACAGTTTATATGGACAGCAAACCCAGCAGTCAAGGGATTACCTGCTGCAAAGTAACACCGACACATCCCTTACGACTTCGTCTGCAAACTGGATTGTGCCTGCTGCTGCAAGCTCAGGGTCGCATGGAGATACGGAGGTGCACGAAGTAGAGTTTCTGAGTGGATGTAGGGATTCTGGGGTGGTACACATTCTGGGGAACACAGTAGTAAGAGCAAGGAGGGAATCCATGATACCCAAAAAGATAGTTATTGATTACATATATGCATTTCTTAGGAAGATTTGCAGGGAGAATAGTGTTATTTTTAATGTACCTCATGAAAGCCTGTTAAATGTTGGACAGGttttttatgtataa
- the LOC142535181 gene encoding potassium transporter 10-like isoform X2 encodes MASEVEIDEGNDTKGSMWVLEQKLDQPMDEEAGRLNNMYREKKFSAILFLRLAFQSLGVVYGDLGTSPLYVFYNTFPHGIEDTEDVIGGTFALYSLLCRHAKVRIIPNQHRTDEELTTYSRSTFHEKSFPVKIKKWLEAHAFRRNALLMIVLVGTCMVIGDGILTPAISVLSASGGIKVDHPKMSNDVVVLVAVFILVGLFSMQHYGTDRVGWLFAPIVLLWFLLIGGIGIFNICMYDKSVLRAFSPVHMYRYLKRGGKDGWTSLGGIMLSITGTEALFADLSHFPVSTIQLAFTVVVFPCLLLAYSGQAAYLMLNKEHVVDAFYRSIPERIYWPVFIIATLAAIVASQATISATFSIIKQAHALGCFPRVKVVHTSKKFLGQIYIPDINWILMVLCIAVTAGFRNQSQIGNAYGTAVVIVMLVTTLLMTLIMLLVWHCHWVLVLLFAFFSLVIECTYFSAVLFKIDQGGWVPLVIAAAFLIIMYAWHYGTVKRYEFEMHSKVSMAWILGLGPSLGLVRVPGIGLVYTELASGVPHIFSHFVTNLPAIHSVVVFVCVKYLPVYMVPAEERFLVKRIGPKNFHMFRCVARYGYKDLHKRDEEFEKKLFDNLFMFVRLESMMEGCSDSDEYSLYGQQTQQSRDYLLQSNTDTSLTTSSANWIVPAAASSGSHGDTEVHEVEFLSGCRDSGVVHILGNTVVRARRESMIPKKIVIDYIYAFLRKICRENSVIFNVPHESLLNVGQVFYV; translated from the exons ATGGCATCTGAAGTGGAAATCGATGAAGGCAATGATACTAAGGGGAGTATGTGGGTTTTGGAGCAAAAGCTTGATCAGCCAATGGATGAGGAGGCTGGAAGACTCAATAATATGTACAGAGAAAAG aaATTCTCGGCAATTTTGTTTTTAAGACTTGCGTTCCAGAGCCTGGGAGTGGTATACGGAGACTTGGGTACATCGCCCTTATATGTGTTCTACAATACTTTTCCTCATGGAATTGAAGACACGGAGGATGTCATCG GAGGAACTTTTGCTCTTTATTCATTGCTTTGTCGGCATGCTAAAGTTAGAATTATTCCGAACCAGCACCGTACTGATGAGGAACTGACAACTTATAGTCGTAGCACATTCCATGAGAAATCGTTTCCTGTTAAAATCAAGAAATGGCTGGAGGCGCATGCTTTCAGAAGGAATGCCCTTCTTATGATAGTACTTGTTGGCACATGCATGGTGATTGGTGATGGAATTCTCACTCCTGCTATATCTG ttctctcagcttctggagggaTCAAAGTGGACCACCCAAAGATGAGCAATG ATGTGGTTGTACTTGTTGCTGTATTCATATTAGTTGGTTTGTTCAGCATGCAACATTATGGCACAGATAGAGTTGGCTGGCTTTTTGCTCCAATTGTGCTTCTGTGGTTTCTCTTGATTGGAGGTATTGGTATCTTCAATATATGTATGTACGATAAATCAGTTCTGAGAGCCTTTTCGCCAGTACACATGTATCGCTACTTGAAGAGGGGAGGGAAAGATGGTTGGACATCCCTTGGAGGGATCATGCTCAGCATCACag GGACTGAAGCACTTTTTGCTGATCTTTCCCATTTCCCAGTATCTACTATACAGCTGGCTTTTACTGTAGTCGTATTTCCTTGCCTTCTATTAGCTTACTCTGGGCAAGCAGCATACCTCATGTTAAATAAAGAACACGTGGTTGATGCATTTTACCGTTCAATTCCAG AAAGAATATACTGGCCAGTGTTCATTATCGCTACATTAGCGGCTATAGTTGCTAGTCAAGCCACAATATCTGCTACCTTTTCAATAATCAAGCAGGCCCATGCCCTTGGTTGTTTTCCAAGAGTCAAAGTTGTGCATACCTCAAAGAAGTTTCTAGGGCAGATATACATCCCTGATATCAATTGGATCCTTATGGTTCTCTGTATTGCTGTAACAGCAGGATTTAGAAATCAAAGCCAAATTGGCAATGCCTACG GTACTGCAGTTGTGATTGTCATGCTTGTGACCACTCTTCTCATGACATTAATAATGTTACTAGTTTGGCACTGCCATTGGGTCCTCGTCCTACTCTTCGCTTTCTTCTCTCTGGTGATCGAGTGTACATATTTCTCCGCTGTGCTTTTCAAGATCGATCAAGGTGGTTGGGTCCCGCTCGTGATTGCAGCTGCCTTTCTCATCATAATGTACGCCTGGCATTACGGTACCGTAAAACGCTATGAGTTCGAGATGCATAGCAAGGTCTCCATGGCTTGGATTTTAGGACTCGGTCCCAGCCTTGGACTGGTCCGTGTTCCTGGGATTGGACTCGTGTACACTGAGCTAGCTAGTGGAGTCCCGCATATTTTCTCACACTTCGTCACGAACCTGCCGGCTATACATTCTGTGGTGGTGTTTGTCTGTGTGAAGTACCTCCCAGTGTACATGGTTCCAGCAGAGGAAAGATTCCTCGTGAAACGTATAGGGCCGAAGAATTTTCACATGTTCCGTTGTGTGGCAAGATACGGTTACAAGGACCTACACAAGAGAGACGAGGAGTTCGAGAAAAAGCTGTTCGACAATCTCTTCATGTTCGTTCGGCTCGAGTCCATGATGGAGGGGTGTTCGGACTCGGATGAGTACAGTTTATATGGACAGCAAACCCAGCAGTCAAGGGATTACCTGCTGCAAAGTAACACCGACACATCCCTTACGACTTCGTCTGCAAACTGGATTGTGCCTGCTGCTGCAAGCTCAGGGTCGCATGGAGATACGGAGGTGCACGAAGTAGAGTTTCTGAGTGGATGTAGGGATTCTGGGGTGGTACACATTCTGGGGAACACAGTAGTAAGAGCAAGGAGGGAATCCATGATACCCAAAAAGATAGTTATTGATTACATATATGCATTTCTTAGGAAGATTTGCAGGGAGAATAGTGTTATTTTTAATGTACCTCATGAAAGCCTGTTAAATGTTGGACAGGttttttatgtataa